One window of the Chitinophaga niabensis genome contains the following:
- a CDS encoding SusC/RagA family TonB-linked outer membrane protein, whose product MINTTTVVKAMCILLLCLTSHGLQAAVHLAPITVSGIITDKATGDPVPGVTVRIKGTSAGVTTNESGYYKIEAPGSESILVISITGYATQEVAVGTQSTINISLSTKASDLDEVVVIGYGTQRKGDVTSAVASVKSENFVKGFAKDAGQLIQGKVAGLAVTTPSGDPNANTQISLRGNSTLMSSTSPLVLIDGIPGSLNTVSPEDIESIDVLKDGSAAAIYGTRGTNGVVLITTRKKGSRPATLSYEGYASIQTIARKMEFLNADDYRRLLAEGFFVPTANEKWNYGTSTDWLDEITRTPLSHTHNITLQGGNAQTNYVASVNVRQWQGLFNRSENQQLIGRADINHSMLDNKLKFNVNVIGRNRKFFAAPNYAYIYRQAIIRNPTDSVYTYDGKWREDPNGYNYDNPVRPIEEVDGESRATELRFNGNVIYSPLKDFNIKLLLSSSKTSELTGYFETYDHRASVINNRKGYGSRGTGYFQDNLLELTADYSKTFSGHKFTILGGYSYQNVTREGFSAWNSDFPSELYTYNRLQSGDAVSNPFATTGMRGVSSYKNNYKLIGFFGRLNYSWEDKYLLMATLRHEGSSKFGVNYKWGTFSAFSAGWRISQEGFLAGSEVVNDLKIRAGYGITGTVPNDPYMSLIVLNYNSDSRFLYNGTWIQPLEPNRNPNPDLRWEKKEEINVGLDFSLWNSRISGSLDVYQRDTKDMLYDFPVPVPPNLFGSTLANAGRMRNRGVEVLLNYEIIRSKDFSLTSNITYMNNKNTLLSISNDLYKTTNDFFFAGHTGEPIQLTTHRVKVGEPIGNFYGYKSIDIDENGQWIIEGQDGKPKPIDDAVPNDRKVLGNGIARHTAGWNLGLRYKQFSLGLNMRGAFGYQILNFQRMYYENPTIKQYNMLKTAFDKIYGKEQLANPLAYVSHYIENGDHWKLDNITVGYDINVSRSKYFKSAKIYVSGLNMLVLTGYKGIDPEISRLGLDAGNDSRDKYPTTRTFTFGTNITF is encoded by the coding sequence ATGATAAACACAACTACTGTTGTAAAAGCAATGTGCATACTCCTGCTATGCCTCACCAGCCATGGCTTGCAGGCAGCGGTGCACCTTGCTCCCATCACTGTATCAGGTATCATTACAGATAAAGCCACCGGCGATCCCGTACCCGGCGTTACCGTACGCATAAAAGGGACCTCGGCAGGCGTTACTACGAATGAAAGCGGGTATTATAAAATAGAAGCCCCCGGCAGTGAAAGCATTCTCGTTATTTCCATTACCGGTTACGCCACGCAGGAAGTAGCAGTAGGTACCCAGTCCACCATTAATATTTCACTCAGCACCAAAGCATCTGACCTGGATGAAGTAGTGGTGATCGGATATGGTACACAACGGAAAGGGGATGTGACCAGTGCCGTGGCCAGCGTGAAGTCGGAGAACTTTGTGAAAGGCTTTGCAAAAGATGCCGGGCAGCTGATCCAGGGTAAAGTAGCAGGACTGGCCGTTACTACGCCCAGCGGTGATCCCAATGCCAATACACAGATCTCCCTGCGCGGAAACAGTACATTAATGTCCTCAACCTCTCCGCTTGTACTGATAGATGGTATCCCCGGTTCGCTCAATACCGTATCACCGGAAGATATTGAATCCATCGATGTATTGAAAGACGGTTCTGCAGCTGCGATCTATGGTACACGTGGTACCAATGGTGTAGTATTGATCACCACCCGCAAAAAAGGCAGCAGGCCGGCCACTTTATCTTATGAAGGTTATGCCAGTATACAAACCATCGCCAGGAAAATGGAGTTCCTGAACGCTGATGATTACCGCAGGCTGCTGGCAGAGGGTTTCTTTGTTCCTACAGCAAACGAAAAATGGAACTACGGCACTTCTACGGATTGGCTGGATGAGATCACACGCACTCCGCTCAGTCACACACATAATATCACCCTGCAGGGAGGTAATGCTCAAACCAATTACGTGGCTTCTGTGAACGTCCGCCAATGGCAGGGGCTCTTTAACCGCTCTGAAAACCAGCAGCTGATCGGCCGTGCAGATATCAATCATTCCATGCTGGACAATAAACTGAAGTTCAATGTGAACGTGATCGGCCGCAACCGTAAATTCTTTGCGGCACCCAACTATGCTTATATCTACCGGCAGGCTATTATCAGAAATCCAACAGACAGTGTATATACCTATGATGGTAAATGGCGGGAAGATCCCAACGGCTACAACTATGATAATCCCGTTCGCCCCATTGAAGAAGTGGATGGTGAAAGCAGGGCCACCGAATTGCGCTTCAACGGTAATGTGATCTATTCCCCGCTAAAGGATTTCAATATTAAACTGCTGCTCTCCAGTTCTAAAACCAGCGAGCTCACAGGTTACTTTGAAACATATGATCACCGCGCCTCCGTGATCAATAACCGCAAAGGTTATGGTTCCCGTGGTACCGGTTATTTCCAGGACAATCTCCTTGAACTCACCGCAGATTATTCCAAAACATTCAGTGGTCATAAATTCACGATCCTGGGTGGTTACAGCTATCAGAATGTTACACGGGAAGGTTTCAGCGCATGGAACTCTGACTTCCCTTCAGAATTATATACTTACAACCGCCTGCAATCCGGCGATGCTGTATCCAATCCTTTTGCCACCACTGGTATGCGCGGCGTATCCAGCTATAAGAACAATTACAAGCTGATCGGTTTCTTTGGCCGTTTGAATTATTCCTGGGAAGATAAATACCTGTTAATGGCCACCCTGCGGCACGAAGGTTCTTCCAAATTCGGGGTGAACTATAAATGGGGGACCTTTTCCGCATTTTCTGCCGGATGGCGCATCAGCCAGGAAGGATTCCTCGCCGGCAGTGAAGTAGTGAACGATCTGAAGATCCGCGCCGGATATGGTATTACGGGTACCGTACCCAATGATCCCTATATGTCGCTCATAGTACTGAACTATAACAGCGACAGCCGCTTCCTCTACAACGGCACCTGGATCCAGCCGCTGGAACCTAACCGGAACCCCAACCCTGACCTGCGCTGGGAAAAGAAAGAAGAGATCAATGTGGGGCTGGACTTCTCCTTATGGAACAGCCGCATATCCGGTTCACTGGATGTTTATCAGCGGGATACAAAAGACATGCTGTATGACTTCCCCGTACCGGTGCCACCCAACCTCTTCGGTTCCACCCTCGCCAATGCAGGCCGTATGCGTAACCGCGGTGTGGAAGTATTGCTGAACTATGAGATCATCCGTTCAAAGGATTTCAGCCTGACCAGCAATATCACGTACATGAATAACAAGAACACGCTCCTCAGCATCTCTAACGACCTGTATAAGACCACGAATGATTTCTTCTTTGCAGGCCATACAGGAGAACCCATCCAGCTCACCACCCACCGCGTGAAAGTAGGCGAGCCCATCGGTAATTTCTACGGCTACAAATCCATCGACATCGATGAAAACGGCCAATGGATCATTGAAGGCCAGGATGGAAAACCCAAACCTATTGATGATGCTGTACCGAACGACCGTAAAGTATTGGGTAATGGTATTGCCCGCCATACGGCCGGCTGGAACCTTGGTTTGCGTTACAAACAATTCAGCCTGGGCCTCAACATGCGCGGCGCATTCGGCTACCAGATCCTGAACTTCCAGCGGATGTACTACGAGAATCCTACCATCAAACAATACAATATGCTGAAAACCGCATTCGACAAAATATACGGTAAGGAGCAGCTCGCCAATCCACTCGCCTATGTTTCCCACTATATAGAAAATGGTGATCACTGGAAGCTGGATAATATAACAGTAGGGTACGACATCAATGTTTCGCGCAGCAAATACTTCAAATCGGCGAAGATCTATGTATCCGGCCTGAACATGTTGGTGCTCACGGGATATAAAGGCATAGACCCTGAGATCAGCCGCCTTGGCCTGGATGCAGGGAATGACTCACGCGATAAATATCCTACTACCCGCACCTTCACTTTCGGTACGAACATCACTTTTTAA
- a CDS encoding RagB/SusD family nutrient uptake outer membrane protein: MYKKILILLFLIVPAGCTNLEEEVFDIVQESDYQPGAGDIPSIMAPAYTVLRGMYAGWQGNFDLQEEPGDAIVTPNRPNGWYDAGTYQIMHKHDWPANQWQPENVWRQAYSGINNVNRIIFQIEEGKIPVTTGKESLIAELRAARAFYYSVLVDTHGNVPIVTDFRDGSAPKQSTRQQVFDFVIKELNETMPLLSTEVSKLTYGRVNRWVAKAILARLYLNAQVYTGVAKWDECIAACDDIINSAKYTLEPLYKTSFLTENQNSKEIIFAVPYDEIFASQNSIHMKTLATAHRNVLNMATQPWGGNCAVPQFIDTYDADDTRLKDTWIMGPQYNVTTGALVLTYRKQVPSLNGTDYFDGYRIGKYEIKVGARGGLSTDYVIFRYADIKMMKAECLLRKGLSGDAALLVTEVRQRAFATTNPAKATVTGAQLLMGSVYQYGYQELNGSISGLEGGADIQFGRFYDELGWEFAAEGHRRADMIRFGVFARKTWFNHRAKNDGKLRILFPIPQAEIDKNPNLVQNPDYR, translated from the coding sequence ATGTACAAGAAAATATTGATCCTGCTATTCCTGATCGTTCCGGCAGGTTGCACCAACCTGGAAGAAGAAGTATTTGATATCGTACAGGAATCAGACTATCAGCCCGGCGCTGGAGATATTCCTTCCATCATGGCACCTGCTTATACCGTATTGCGTGGTATGTATGCAGGCTGGCAGGGAAACTTTGACCTGCAGGAAGAACCCGGTGATGCCATCGTTACACCTAACCGCCCTAACGGATGGTACGATGCAGGTACTTACCAGATCATGCATAAACACGACTGGCCGGCTAACCAATGGCAGCCGGAGAATGTCTGGCGGCAGGCCTATTCCGGTATCAACAATGTGAACCGCATCATTTTCCAGATAGAAGAAGGCAAGATACCCGTTACCACCGGTAAAGAAAGTCTCATTGCAGAACTCCGTGCAGCCAGGGCCTTCTACTATTCCGTACTGGTAGATACACATGGCAATGTGCCCATTGTTACCGATTTCCGTGATGGTTCCGCTCCAAAGCAAAGTACCCGGCAGCAGGTATTTGATTTTGTTATTAAGGAACTGAACGAAACCATGCCGCTTTTAAGCACCGAGGTTTCCAAATTAACCTATGGCCGTGTGAACAGGTGGGTGGCGAAGGCTATCCTGGCCCGGCTTTATCTCAACGCACAGGTGTATACCGGAGTTGCCAAATGGGATGAATGCATCGCTGCATGTGACGATATTATCAACAGCGCCAAATATACCCTGGAGCCTTTGTATAAAACCAGTTTTCTAACGGAAAATCAAAACTCTAAAGAGATCATTTTTGCCGTACCATATGATGAGATCTTTGCGTCACAGAACTCTATCCATATGAAAACGCTGGCTACGGCTCACCGGAATGTGCTGAACATGGCAACACAGCCCTGGGGCGGCAACTGCGCAGTACCACAGTTCATTGATACATACGATGCAGATGATACCCGCCTGAAAGATACCTGGATCATGGGGCCACAGTACAATGTTACTACCGGCGCGCTCGTGCTCACTTACAGAAAACAGGTACCCAGCCTTAACGGAACAGATTATTTCGATGGTTACCGCATCGGCAAATACGAGATCAAGGTTGGTGCACGGGGTGGGCTCAGCACAGATTATGTGATCTTCCGCTATGCGGATATCAAGATGATGAAAGCGGAATGCCTCTTAAGAAAAGGCCTCTCCGGCGATGCAGCATTACTCGTCACTGAAGTGCGGCAAAGGGCATTTGCCACCACCAACCCTGCAAAAGCTACTGTAACCGGTGCACAATTGCTGATGGGAAGTGTATACCAGTATGGATACCAGGAACTGAATGGCAGCATATCAGGACTGGAAGGTGGTGCAGATATCCAGTTTGGACGGTTCTATGATGAACTGGGTTGGGAATTCGCCGCAGAGGGGCACCGCAGGGCGGATATGATCCGTTTTGGTGTATTTGCCCGGAAAACATGGTTTAATCACCGTGCCAAGAATGATGGTAAACTCAGGATCTTATTCCCGATCCCACAGGCCGAAATTGATAAAAACCCGAACCTGGTACAGAATCCCGATTATAGATGA
- a CDS encoding family 43 glycosylhydrolase — protein MMKKRSFLFLLLACCNLFAAAQFKNPVFDHDFPDPNLIKAKDGYYYAYSTQANWKRDSLGGPYIIPILRSKDLVNWQFVAPALSQKPSWKKAGGIWAPDAAEYKGKYHLYYSFSTWGDPDPGIGLAVSDKPEGPFTDKGKVFLSKEIGVANSIDAFFIEDKGKPYLFWGSFHGIYGVQLSDDGTKVKGDTFRIAGNAYEATYIYKRNGYYYFIGSAGSCCEGVKSRYHLKVGRATSLKGPYLDQSGKPLLNNGGTLLLEANKGEEGFAGPGHNGDIITDKAGDTWILYHGYRKENDKKGRVMLLDKITWENNWPVMKGAVPGLDTQKAPLF, from the coding sequence ATGATGAAAAAACGCTCTTTCTTATTTCTGCTTTTAGCTTGCTGCAACCTCTTTGCTGCCGCACAGTTCAAAAACCCGGTATTTGATCATGATTTCCCGGACCCGAACCTGATCAAAGCTAAAGACGGTTATTACTACGCCTATTCCACCCAAGCCAACTGGAAGCGGGATAGCTTAGGCGGCCCTTACATTATTCCTATTCTCCGTTCAAAAGACCTGGTGAACTGGCAGTTCGTAGCACCTGCGCTCAGCCAAAAACCATCCTGGAAAAAAGCTGGTGGCATATGGGCGCCGGATGCGGCGGAATATAAAGGGAAATACCATCTCTATTATTCCTTTTCCACCTGGGGCGATCCTGATCCCGGTATTGGCCTGGCTGTCAGCGATAAACCCGAAGGGCCTTTTACAGACAAAGGCAAAGTATTCCTGAGCAAAGAAATAGGTGTGGCTAATTCCATCGATGCATTTTTCATAGAAGACAAAGGCAAACCCTATCTCTTCTGGGGAAGCTTCCATGGTATCTACGGCGTACAGTTGTCAGATGATGGCACCAAAGTGAAAGGAGATACCTTCCGCATTGCCGGTAATGCCTATGAAGCCACTTATATCTACAAACGTAATGGTTACTACTATTTCATTGGTTCCGCAGGCTCCTGCTGCGAAGGCGTTAAGAGCCGCTATCATTTGAAAGTAGGCAGGGCCACTTCCCTCAAAGGCCCCTACCTCGATCAATCCGGCAAACCACTGTTGAATAATGGCGGCACCCTGTTGCTGGAAGCCAATAAAGGAGAAGAAGGGTTTGCAGGGCCGGGGCACAATGGTGATATTATTACAGATAAAGCCGGAGATACCTGGATCCTGTATCATGGATACAGAAAAGAGAACGATAAAAAAGGCCGGGTAATGCTGTTGGATAAAATAACCTGGGAAAACAACTGGCCGGTGATGAAAGGTGCCGTACCCGGGTTGGACACGCAAAAAGCACCCCTGTTTTAG
- a CDS encoding MBL fold metallo-hydrolase has protein sequence MKRTFRIIKWITGILFLLILLLIVVTYFYMRQPQFGKAPSGERLARIESSPHYKEGRFRNRVERPTITEGYSIIGEVYKTVFTSYPRREPAAALPSIKTDLFKLPADSNVAVWFGHSSVFLQVDGKKILIDPTFSGKASPLPGSVKAYKGSNTYTAADMPPVDYILISHDHYDHLDYETVVALKDKVKHVVCGLGVGAHFEYWGYAPEQIIEKDWYETVVADSGFTIHTGSSHHESGRGFIRGKSLWMSYLIQSPDLKIYISGDGGYDGRFAEMGEKFGPVDWAIMEDGQYDKAWQSVHLLPEEVVQATLGLKAKNMLPVHNSKFTLGKHAWDEPLIKVSELSAGQPYRLATPMIGEVVYLSNPSQTFKAWWKGVE, from the coding sequence ATGAAAAGAACTTTCAGAATAATTAAATGGATAACGGGGATCTTGTTCCTGCTCATCCTTTTGTTGATAGTAGTTACTTATTTCTATATGCGCCAGCCGCAGTTCGGTAAAGCGCCTTCCGGTGAAAGACTGGCAAGGATAGAAAGCTCACCGCATTACAAAGAAGGGCGGTTTCGCAACCGGGTGGAAAGGCCTACAATAACGGAAGGTTACAGTATCATCGGAGAGGTTTATAAAACCGTTTTTACATCGTATCCAAGACGGGAGCCTGCTGCTGCACTTCCTTCCATCAAAACAGACCTGTTTAAGTTACCGGCAGACAGTAATGTAGCGGTGTGGTTCGGGCATTCATCCGTATTCCTGCAGGTTGACGGGAAAAAGATCCTCATAGACCCTACTTTCAGTGGGAAGGCATCCCCACTGCCAGGTTCCGTGAAAGCCTACAAGGGGAGCAATACCTATACGGCAGCAGATATGCCCCCTGTAGATTACATACTCATTTCGCACGATCATTACGATCACCTGGATTATGAAACAGTGGTGGCGTTAAAGGATAAAGTAAAACATGTGGTTTGCGGTTTAGGTGTAGGCGCACATTTTGAATACTGGGGATATGCGCCTGAACAGATCATAGAAAAAGACTGGTATGAAACCGTTGTTGCAGACAGTGGTTTTACGATACATACCGGTTCTTCCCACCATGAATCCGGCAGAGGTTTTATCCGCGGTAAATCATTATGGATGTCTTACCTCATACAATCACCCGACCTGAAAATTTATATCAGCGGCGATGGTGGTTATGATGGGAGGTTTGCGGAAATGGGAGAGAAATTCGGCCCGGTGGATTGGGCGATCATGGAGGACGGGCAGTACGATAAAGCCTGGCAGTCCGTGCACCTTTTACCCGAAGAAGTGGTACAGGCTACCCTGGGTTTGAAAGCAAAAAATATGCTGCCCGTACATAATTCTAAATTCACTTTAGGCAAACATGCCTGGGATGAACCGCTGATAAAGGTTTCTGAACTTTCGGCCGGGCAGCCTTACCGCCTGGCAACACCTATGATCGGAGAAGTGGTGTATCTCAGCAATCCTTCGCAGACCTTTAAGGCCTGGTGGAAAGGTGTTGAATAA
- a CDS encoding glycosyltransferase family 39 protein codes for MYKPKNERYILLGFILLKLILVFFLVNPIYELHRDEFLHLDQGAHLAPGYLSVPPVTSLFAWLIRLLGNGEIWVRLIPAIIGCGTLIFSWLIVEELKGNLYAKFLVCVAIFCSAIQRLDLLFQPNTFDILSWTAVFYFFICYFNHEKPKYLYAAAVCLAVGFLNKYSILFLVMGLVPALIVTPQRKIFANKHLYFAILLALVIVSPNIIWQVQNQFPVIHHMKELAERQLVNVSRIDFLKSQWLFFVCDTLILVAIIAAYIFHKPFRKYAWIGFTFVFTLLLFLYFKAKSYYSIGLYPVQLALGCVYIGVIFTKRWMKIALPVLIVLLYLPTIPLMFPVYSPEKMVMKKERFAPFGILRWEDGKNHDLPQDFADMQGWKELAGIVDSVYATIPAKANICIITDNYGQAGAINYYTKVKGLQAVSFNADYMNWFKLDEPIRYVILIKDTWDRDPERRREKIFFNKISLAGMIRNKLAREYETKVFLLEEPFIDVNRLLREEVIGRKQDMAE; via the coding sequence ATGTATAAGCCCAAAAACGAACGTTACATCCTTTTAGGTTTTATCCTCCTGAAACTGATCCTTGTTTTCTTTTTGGTAAATCCTATATACGAACTGCATAGGGATGAATTCCTGCACCTGGACCAGGGCGCTCACCTGGCTCCCGGTTATTTATCTGTACCGCCTGTTACTTCCCTCTTTGCCTGGCTGATCAGGTTGCTGGGTAACGGGGAAATATGGGTAAGGCTGATCCCTGCTATCATTGGCTGTGGTACTTTGATCTTCTCCTGGCTGATCGTGGAAGAACTGAAGGGAAACCTATATGCTAAATTCCTGGTGTGCGTGGCCATTTTTTGCTCGGCCATTCAGCGGCTGGACCTCTTATTCCAGCCTAATACTTTTGATATCCTTTCCTGGACGGCCGTATTCTACTTTTTCATTTGTTATTTTAATCATGAAAAACCAAAGTATCTGTATGCTGCCGCAGTTTGCCTTGCTGTAGGTTTCCTGAACAAATACAGCATCCTGTTCCTGGTGATGGGGTTGGTACCTGCATTGATCGTAACGCCACAAAGGAAAATATTTGCCAATAAACATTTGTACTTCGCGATACTGCTGGCATTGGTGATTGTTTCACCCAATATCATCTGGCAGGTCCAAAACCAGTTCCCGGTGATACACCACATGAAAGAACTGGCAGAAAGGCAACTGGTAAATGTCAGCCGGATAGATTTCCTGAAGAGCCAGTGGCTATTCTTTGTTTGTGACACCCTCATCCTTGTGGCTATTATTGCTGCGTATATATTCCACAAGCCATTCCGGAAATATGCCTGGATAGGTTTCACCTTTGTTTTTACCTTATTGCTCTTCCTGTACTTCAAGGCAAAGAGCTATTATTCCATTGGATTGTATCCTGTGCAACTGGCTTTGGGTTGTGTGTACATCGGCGTGATCTTTACTAAAAGATGGATGAAGATTGCATTACCGGTACTTATCGTATTGCTTTACCTACCCACCATCCCTTTAATGTTCCCGGTGTATTCCCCGGAGAAAATGGTGATGAAGAAGGAGCGTTTTGCGCCATTTGGCATTTTAAGGTGGGAGGATGGAAAGAACCATGATCTGCCACAGGATTTTGCGGATATGCAGGGCTGGAAGGAGCTGGCGGGCATTGTGGATTCTGTATATGCTACTATCCCTGCCAAAGCGAATATATGTATCATTACAGATAACTATGGTCAGGCAGGTGCTATCAATTACTATACTAAGGTTAAAGGCCTGCAGGCGGTTTCCTTTAATGCGGATTATATGAACTGGTTCAAACTGGATGAACCGATCCGGTATGTGATACTGATAAAAGATACCTGGGACAGGGATCCGGAAAGAAGGCGGGAAAAGATCTTCTTTAATAAAATAAGCCTGGCCGGCATGATCCGGAATAAGCTGGCCCGTGAATATGAAACAAAGGTGTTTTTGCTGGAAGAACCTTTTATTGATGTGAACAGATTATTACGGGAAGAAGTGATCGGGCGCAAACAGGATATGGCGGAATAA
- a CDS encoding VOC family protein yields MALVNPYLAFDGNCEEAFNFYKSVFGGEFLGGISRFSDMPAEHYSPGQENQVMHVMLPLGNGTSLMGSDTPGPEAAGKDHNVSIAVSPDSEENARHIFNGLLAGGTVIIPMDFAPWGALFGMLIDKYGFKWMVNYDTSKK; encoded by the coding sequence ATGGCACTAGTTAATCCTTATCTGGCATTCGATGGCAACTGCGAAGAAGCCTTCAATTTCTACAAATCTGTTTTCGGCGGTGAATTCTTAGGAGGCATTTCAAGGTTCTCGGACATGCCTGCAGAACATTATTCTCCCGGTCAGGAAAACCAGGTGATGCACGTGATGTTACCACTGGGTAACGGCACCTCCCTGATGGGCAGTGATACGCCCGGCCCGGAAGCTGCCGGAAAAGATCATAACGTTTCTATTGCCGTATCTCCGGATAGTGAAGAAAATGCACGCCATATCTTCAACGGCCTGCTGGCCGGCGGAACAGTGATCATACCAATGGACTTTGCTCCCTGGGGAGCACTTTTTGGAATGCTTATTGATAAATATGGTTTTAAATGGATGGTGAATTACGATACAAGTAAGAAATAA